The Mesobacillus jeotgali genome window below encodes:
- a CDS encoding GGDEF domain-containing protein, whose translation MKLSLYMDDRETEKIFSYLRWIFFLVGILVFYYPPLADRLNFTKETFPLLLTIGFVYMAVTQTALVKMSAGNEYFNLLTKAGIVFDYIALMWLLALTNGVISPLFPIAYLVVMHATIYWRTKGAIISSISLTIGYSTIFYVHAQFDFNTTFVFILNLIFLWIIGVFGSLIVIRERKHLRQKEIFHELMFTDYLTGLYNHRHFQEQLRVLTSGKQNFLLVMGDIDHFKQINDQFGHLAGDEILKKIGRIFQELATEFDAQAFRYGGEEFAFLLPAIEETSQIRFFDDLYERLSAEKFSEGCESVTMSFGIASSKGAALPDKLLGYTDQLLYSAKANGKNQAKFESGYTYFYSQAKDEIAASRQ comes from the coding sequence ATGAAGCTATCATTATATATGGATGATCGTGAAACGGAAAAGATTTTTTCTTATTTGCGCTGGATATTCTTCTTGGTAGGGATTCTAGTATTCTATTATCCTCCTCTGGCGGACAGGCTGAATTTTACGAAAGAAACATTTCCTTTATTGCTTACAATAGGATTTGTCTACATGGCCGTAACCCAGACTGCTTTAGTTAAAATGTCGGCGGGAAACGAGTATTTCAATTTACTGACGAAGGCTGGAATTGTTTTCGATTATATTGCGTTAATGTGGCTCCTTGCCTTGACTAATGGAGTTATTTCTCCACTTTTTCCGATTGCTTATCTGGTCGTCATGCATGCGACGATTTACTGGAGGACAAAAGGTGCCATAATATCCTCCATCTCATTGACGATAGGATATTCAACTATTTTTTACGTACATGCTCAATTTGATTTTAATACTACATTTGTTTTTATTTTAAATCTCATCTTCCTTTGGATCATTGGTGTTTTTGGATCACTAATCGTCATACGCGAAAGGAAGCATTTAAGACAGAAAGAGATTTTTCACGAGCTGATGTTCACTGACTATTTAACAGGATTATACAATCATCGGCATTTCCAGGAACAATTAAGGGTTCTAACTAGCGGTAAGCAGAATTTCCTGCTGGTCATGGGAGATATTGATCATTTTAAGCAAATCAATGATCAGTTCGGCCATTTAGCCGGCGACGAAATCCTGAAAAAAATTGGCAGGATTTTCCAGGAACTGGCAACGGAATTTGATGCACAGGCTTTTCGTTATGGCGGAGAAGAATTTGCCTTTCTTTTGCCAGCTATCGAAGAAACCAGTCAGATTCGCTTTTTTGATGACCTCTATGAAAGATTGTCAGCTGAAAAATTCAGTGAGGGATGCGAGAGTGTCACCATGAGTTTTGGGATTGCTTCTTCAAAAGGTGCAGCCTTGCCGGATAAGCTTCTTGGATACACTGACCAGCTCCTATACAGCGCAAAGGCAAATGGGAAAAACCAGGCTAAATTTGAATCTGGTTATACATATTTTTACTCTCAAGCGAAAGATGAAATAGCTGCTTCCAGGCAATAA
- the yfmF gene encoding EF-P 5-aminopentanol modification-associated protein YfmF encodes MAVISESIKDMKGYKLHIVKTEKFKTNTIVWKMKAPLTSEDVTKRALLPYVLQSSSKAYPSTSKFRSYLDELYGANLFVDVSKKGEYQVLSFSLEIANEKFLSDPDPLLKKGMQLMAEILVNPLAENEAFDKDTVEKEKRTLKQRIQAVYDDKMRYSNFRLVQEMCKDEPYALHVNGEIDDIPQIDEKNLYEYYKKAFAEDELDLFIIGDVDEAEVQSIAQDLLQFEQRTPKVVEASKSVHVEEKTVKDKEDVKQGKLNIGYRTNVLYGDKDYYALQVFNGIFGGFSHSKLFLNVREKNSLAYYVASRLESHKGLMMVMSGIEFENFELAVKIIREQMEAMQAGDFTDQEIEQTKAVIENQMLETMDTARGMVEVLYHNVVSRQNVSLDDWLQGMSKTTKEEIVDVAKKVQLDTVYFLTGLEADK; translated from the coding sequence ATGGCTGTCATTTCAGAAAGTATCAAGGATATGAAGGGCTACAAGCTTCATATCGTCAAAACCGAAAAATTCAAGACCAATACAATTGTTTGGAAGATGAAGGCGCCGCTTACCAGTGAGGATGTCACGAAAAGGGCGCTGCTTCCTTACGTGCTGCAAAGCAGTTCAAAGGCTTACCCGTCAACTTCAAAGTTCCGTTCCTACCTTGATGAGCTCTACGGTGCTAATTTATTTGTTGATGTCTCAAAAAAGGGAGAATATCAGGTCCTGAGTTTTTCTCTGGAAATTGCCAATGAAAAGTTCCTGAGTGATCCAGATCCTTTGTTGAAAAAAGGAATGCAATTGATGGCTGAGATTCTGGTGAATCCACTGGCTGAAAATGAAGCATTTGACAAAGATACTGTTGAAAAGGAAAAACGGACATTAAAACAGCGGATTCAGGCTGTCTATGATGATAAGATGCGATACTCCAATTTCAGGCTCGTACAGGAAATGTGCAAGGATGAACCATATGCCCTACATGTTAACGGCGAGATAGATGATATTCCGCAAATTGACGAGAAAAATCTCTACGAATACTACAAGAAAGCTTTTGCGGAAGATGAGCTTGACCTGTTTATTATCGGAGATGTTGATGAGGCAGAAGTCCAGTCGATAGCGCAAGATCTCCTGCAATTCGAACAGCGTACACCAAAAGTTGTTGAAGCTTCGAAAAGTGTTCATGTGGAAGAAAAAACCGTCAAGGACAAAGAAGATGTCAAGCAGGGGAAGCTGAATATCGGCTACAGGACAAATGTGCTTTATGGCGATAAGGACTATTATGCACTCCAGGTTTTCAACGGAATTTTCGGAGGTTTTTCCCATTCGAAGTTGTTCTTGAACGTCCGTGAAAAAAATAGCCTTGCCTACTATGTCGCCAGCCGCCTTGAAAGCCACAAAGGTTTGATGATGGTCATGTCAGGCATTGAATTTGAAAATTTCGAGCTGGCTGTAAAAATAATCCGTGAACAAATGGAAGCAATGCAAGCCGGTGATTTTACCGATCAGGAAATCGAACAGACGAAAGCTGTGATCGAAAACCAAATGCTTGAAACTATGGATACGGCAAGAGGGATGGTAGAGGTTCTGTATCATAATGTTGTATCGCGTCAAAATGTCAGCCTCGATGACTGGCTTCAGGGCATGAGTAAAACCACAAAAGAAGAAATCGTTGATGTTGCCAAAAAGGTACAGCTTGATACGGTCTACTTCTTAACTGGATTGGAGGCGGACAAATAA
- the yfmH gene encoding EF-P 5-aminopentanol modification-associated protein YfmH codes for MEKITFEQLQEEMYYEKLSNGLDVYILPKKGFNKTYATFTTKYGSIDNHFLPPGKNDFVKVPDGIAHFLEHKLFEKEDGDVFQQFSKQGASANAFTSFTRTAYLFSSTSNVEKNLETLIDFVQEPYFTEKTVEKEKGIIGQEITMYDDNPDWRLYFGLIQNMYKNHPVSIDIAGTIESISHITKDMLYECYETFYHPSNMLLFVVGPVSPEEIMGLIKENQGKKEYKNLPEIQRRFDEEQVGVAEKKQVLKMNVQTSKCLVGIKAANPTESGREMLKKELSINVMLDILFGKSSENYTELYGSGLIDDTFSYDYTEEQGFGFAMVGGDTNEPDVLASKLEAMLMEAKAGRGLTAENLERTKKKKIGAFLRAVNSPEYIANQFTRYAFNDMDLFDVVPVLESLTLEDLKQAASELIAEERFTVCQVVPKDKQ; via the coding sequence ATGGAGAAAATCACTTTTGAACAGCTTCAGGAAGAAATGTACTACGAAAAACTGAGTAACGGACTTGATGTCTACATTCTTCCGAAAAAGGGCTTCAATAAAACATATGCTACATTTACGACGAAATACGGTTCGATCGATAATCACTTCCTTCCTCCTGGGAAAAATGATTTTGTAAAGGTGCCCGATGGCATTGCTCATTTCCTGGAGCATAAATTGTTTGAAAAGGAAGATGGTGACGTGTTCCAGCAGTTCAGCAAGCAGGGTGCTTCTGCGAACGCATTCACATCATTCACGAGGACCGCTTATTTATTTTCCAGTACCTCCAATGTGGAGAAAAACCTTGAAACGCTGATTGACTTCGTTCAAGAACCTTATTTCACAGAGAAAACAGTTGAAAAGGAAAAGGGGATCATTGGGCAGGAGATCACAATGTATGATGACAACCCTGATTGGAGGCTGTATTTTGGCCTGATACAGAATATGTATAAAAACCATCCGGTAAGCATCGATATTGCTGGTACAATTGAGTCGATTTCACATATAACGAAGGATATGCTGTATGAATGCTATGAAACCTTTTACCATCCAAGCAATATGCTATTGTTCGTAGTGGGCCCTGTTAGTCCAGAAGAAATCATGGGCTTGATAAAAGAGAACCAGGGAAAAAAGGAATACAAAAATCTTCCTGAAATCCAGCGGAGGTTTGATGAGGAACAGGTTGGAGTGGCAGAAAAGAAACAGGTTCTTAAAATGAATGTCCAGACGTCAAAATGCCTGGTAGGAATCAAGGCGGCCAATCCAACAGAATCGGGCAGGGAGATGCTGAAAAAAGAACTGTCTATCAATGTGATGCTGGATATTCTTTTTGGCAAAAGCTCCGAGAATTATACCGAATTGTATGGATCCGGGTTAATCGACGATACATTTTCATACGATTACACAGAAGAGCAAGGCTTTGGTTTTGCGATGGTAGGAGGCGATACGAACGAGCCCGATGTCCTGGCCAGCAAGCTGGAAGCCATGCTGATGGAAGCAAAAGCTGGTCGAGGGTTGACAGCTGAAAACCTCGAGCGGACCAAAAAGAAAAAAATTGGCGCTTTCCTCAGGGCTGTGAACTCGCCGGAGTATATAGCCAACCAGTTCACACGCTATGCTTTTAATGATATGGATCTGTTTGATGTTGTGCCGGTACTTGAAAGCCTTACACTAGAGGATCTCAAGCAGGCTGCCAGCGAGCTAATTGCTGAAGAACGGTTCACAGTCTGCCAGGTAGTTCCAAAGGATAAGCAATAA
- the ymfI gene encoding elongation factor P 5-aminopentanone reductase, protein MKKFALVTGASGAIGRAISMKLASKGYSLYLHYNKNDKGIEELVCQIQHFGGEYIPIKANLATKNGYLDVAANIFSIDAIVHNAGHAHYGLLEDLEESEADELIQVHLMSPMMLTKKLIPKLRQKERGGIVLVSSIWGQTGASYEVAYSAVKGAQIAFAKALSKELASSGIRVNAVAPGAIHTPMVEDFSQEEIEAITADIPTGRLGQAEEVADSVEFLLSDKSSYINGQVLAVNGGWLT, encoded by the coding sequence ATGAAAAAATTCGCACTCGTAACAGGAGCAAGTGGAGCGATAGGCAGAGCCATTTCCATGAAGCTAGCATCAAAAGGTTATTCACTGTACTTGCACTATAATAAGAATGACAAAGGGATAGAAGAACTTGTGTGTCAGATTCAACATTTTGGCGGAGAATATATACCGATCAAGGCTAACCTGGCCACAAAAAATGGCTATTTGGATGTGGCGGCCAACATCTTTTCCATTGACGCGATTGTACATAATGCTGGCCATGCCCATTATGGGCTTCTCGAGGATCTGGAGGAGTCTGAAGCAGATGAACTTATCCAGGTTCATCTAATGTCACCTATGATGCTGACAAAGAAACTGATCCCTAAATTACGGCAAAAAGAAAGAGGGGGAATTGTCCTAGTGTCTTCTATATGGGGGCAGACTGGTGCATCGTATGAAGTAGCCTACTCAGCTGTTAAAGGAGCCCAGATAGCTTTTGCCAAAGCGCTGAGCAAAGAGCTGGCAAGTTCCGGCATTCGGGTAAACGCCGTAGCGCCTGGTGCCATTCATACTCCTATGGTTGAAGACTTTTCTCAGGAAGAAATCGAGGCCATAACCGCGGATATTCCCACAGGCCGTTTAGGGCAAGCTGAGGAAGTAGCGGATAGTGTTGAATTCCTGCTGTCTGATAAATCCTCTTATATAAATGGACAGGTCCTGGCGGTGAATGGTGGCTGGCTGACGTAA
- a CDS encoding DUF3243 domain-containing protein — MSVLDNWNQWKDFLGDRLHQAQDQGMNKGVMGDLAYQIGDYLAKNVDPKNEQERVLADLWSVASPEEQHAIATMMVKLVQNNGTK; from the coding sequence ATGTCCGTATTGGATAATTGGAATCAGTGGAAGGATTTCTTGGGAGACCGCCTTCATCAGGCGCAGGACCAGGGAATGAATAAAGGAGTAATGGGAGACCTCGCTTATCAAATCGGGGATTATCTTGCCAAGAATGTCGATCCAAAAAATGAGCAGGAAAGAGTCCTTGCAGACCTTTGGTCAGTTGCAAGCCCGGAAGAACAGCATGCCATTGCTACTATGATGGTTAAATTGGTTCAGAACAACGGTACAAAATAA
- a CDS encoding DUF3388 domain-containing protein: MEKKEWYLEYEIMINRPGLLGDISSLLGMLSINIVTINGVDEGRRGLLILAKDDDQIERLESILNTMDTIKVIKIREPKLRDRMAVRHGRYIQRDADDKKTFRFVRDELGLLVDFMAELFKMEGHKLIGIRGMPRVGKTESVVASSVCANKRWLFVSSTLLKQTIRNQLIEDEYNADNLFIIDGIVSTRRANEKHWQLVREIMRLPAVKVVEHPDIFVQNTEYTMDDFDYIIELRNNPDEEIVYDMVQKNHMFTDSDFGGFDF, from the coding sequence ATGGAAAAGAAAGAATGGTACTTGGAATATGAGATTATGATTAACCGTCCAGGACTGCTAGGTGATATTTCTTCTTTGCTTGGTATGCTGTCAATAAATATTGTAACGATCAATGGAGTCGACGAAGGAAGACGAGGTTTGTTGATTCTAGCAAAAGATGATGACCAAATTGAACGATTAGAGTCAATTTTAAATACAATGGATACAATAAAGGTAATAAAGATCCGTGAACCGAAGCTTCGTGACCGAATGGCGGTCAGACACGGCAGGTACATACAGCGTGATGCAGATGATAAAAAAACATTCCGGTTTGTAAGGGATGAACTTGGACTACTCGTAGATTTTATGGCAGAATTGTTTAAGATGGAAGGACACAAACTGATTGGGATCCGCGGGATGCCGCGAGTCGGCAAGACTGAGTCAGTCGTGGCTTCAAGTGTTTGTGCAAACAAGCGATGGCTGTTTGTCTCTTCGACATTATTAAAACAGACAATCCGGAACCAGCTGATTGAAGACGAGTACAACGCTGACAACTTATTCATCATTGATGGAATCGTCTCCACTAGGAGGGCAAATGAAAAGCACTGGCAGCTTGTCAGGGAAATCATGCGCCTGCCTGCAGTGAAGGTTGTTGAACATCCGGATATTTTTGTCCAAAACACGGAATACACAATGGATGACTTTGATTATATTATTGAACTGCGCAATAACCCCGATGAAGAAATCGTGTATGACATGGTTCAGAAGAATCACATGTTTACCGACTCTGATTTCGGCGGATTTGATTTTTAA
- a CDS encoding helix-turn-helix domain-containing protein, protein MTELGNILKEARETRGLSLDELQSITKIQKRYLLGIEEGNYSMMPGKFYVRAFIKQYAEAVGLDPEQLFEQHKNEIPSTYNEELPDQLSRVQSRKSISPDTSKILDLLPKILIGVFIIGAIALVWYLIVQNAGDGAEQPANTDKSKPNIEETQDIVDDSADEGTGEEDGAAEDEEEPAEEEETEPDTPAQELTVASNSGSNTVYELKGADSFVIKIVSLGQTWVGLSNGSKSIFQETLVKGKNESRTEDLSNETKAVINIGRAPDTEIYVNDQKLEYAISPDKDMTQVITINFVK, encoded by the coding sequence GTGACTGAGTTAGGAAATATATTAAAGGAAGCACGTGAAACTAGAGGCCTCAGCCTGGACGAACTGCAGTCCATCACGAAAATACAGAAGCGCTATCTGCTTGGTATTGAAGAGGGCAATTACTCTATGATGCCAGGTAAGTTTTATGTTCGTGCATTCATAAAACAATATGCAGAAGCTGTTGGGCTCGATCCGGAACAGCTTTTTGAGCAGCATAAAAATGAAATCCCATCTACATACAACGAAGAGCTGCCAGATCAGCTTTCCCGTGTACAGTCGAGGAAAAGTATCTCTCCTGACACATCTAAGATCCTGGATTTACTTCCGAAGATATTGATTGGAGTCTTTATAATAGGTGCGATCGCCCTGGTCTGGTATCTGATTGTGCAGAATGCAGGTGATGGAGCAGAACAGCCTGCAAATACTGATAAAAGCAAACCGAACATAGAAGAAACACAAGACATTGTAGATGATTCCGCGGATGAGGGCACAGGAGAGGAAGACGGCGCGGCCGAAGATGAGGAAGAACCAGCCGAAGAAGAGGAAACTGAGCCTGATACACCTGCACAGGAGCTTACTGTTGCTTCAAACAGCGGCAGCAACACGGTATATGAACTCAAAGGTGCCGATTCATTTGTCATAAAAATTGTATCACTTGGTCAGACATGGGTCGGTCTATCAAATGGCTCCAAATCCATTTTTCAAGAAACCCTTGTAAAAGGAAAGAATGAAAGCCGTACAGAGGACTTATCCAACGAAACCAAGGCAGTCATTAATATTGGACGAGCACCTGATACCGAAATCTATGTCAATGACCAAAAGTTAGAGTACGCAATATCACCCGATAAAGATATGACCCAGGTGATCACAATCAACTTTGTTAAATAG
- the pgsA gene encoding CDP-diacylglycerol--glycerol-3-phosphate 3-phosphatidyltransferase, producing the protein MNLPNKITVSRILLIPLFMIIMIIPFSWGDISLLGTTMPVTHFVGALIYIFASVTDWVDGYLARKHNLVTNLGKFLDPLADKLLVSSALIVLVELGYAPAWIVIIIISREFAVTGLRLLLAGGGEVVAAKMPGKIKMWAQTVAISALLLHNIIFEAFSIPFADIALWVAMFFTIWSGWDYFAKNKQVFSNSK; encoded by the coding sequence ATGAATTTGCCAAATAAGATTACGGTTTCACGAATTTTATTGATTCCGTTATTCATGATCATCATGATTATTCCGTTTTCATGGGGGGATATCTCCCTTCTTGGTACAACCATGCCGGTCACTCATTTTGTAGGAGCGTTAATCTATATCTTTGCGTCTGTGACAGACTGGGTTGACGGTTATCTTGCGAGAAAGCACAATTTAGTTACGAATCTTGGGAAATTCCTTGATCCGCTTGCAGATAAACTGCTTGTTTCTTCTGCATTGATTGTGTTGGTTGAACTGGGGTATGCCCCAGCGTGGATTGTCATCATTATCATCAGCCGTGAGTTTGCCGTAACAGGACTTCGTCTGCTGTTGGCAGGCGGTGGTGAGGTTGTTGCAGCAAAAATGCCTGGTAAAATTAAAATGTGGGCACAGACAGTGGCCATTTCCGCCCTCTTGCTGCACAATATCATTTTTGAAGCATTCTCCATTCCATTTGCAGACATTGCATTATGGGTGGCGATGTTCTTTACTATTTGGTCTGGCTGGGATTACTTTGCTAAAAATAAGCAGGTATTCAGTAATTCCAAATAA
- a CDS encoding competence/damage-inducible protein A, with amino-acid sequence MNAEIIAVGSELLLGQIVNTNARFLSRQLADLGINVYYHTVVGDNPDRLKSAMEIAQKRADLIIFTGGLGPTKDDLTKDTIAGQLGKQLVLDEEAMKSIELYFEKTNRVMTENNRKQALVIEGSTVLKNDHGMAPGMFLVTGGNKYMLLPGPPSEMEPMFLKYGQNAIAGLSGNKAKIESRVLRFFGIGEAALESEIEDLIDKQSNPTIAPLAGDGEVTLRLTARDDSTGTAQALIDEVEAAIMARVGEHFYGYDETSLMIELTKLLKNRNMTLSAAESLTGGMFQQELTSISGASSLFNGGVVCYSNEAKIELVKVMPETIENHGAVSSECAAELAANIASVTNSDIGISFTGVAGPDSLEGHPAGTVFIGVHIKGLPLHVERLSLSGSRSAIRKRSVKFGCQIIINRLTGTRK; translated from the coding sequence ATGAATGCCGAAATCATCGCCGTGGGATCTGAATTGCTCCTTGGGCAAATTGTCAATACGAACGCCCGATTCCTATCCAGGCAGCTTGCCGACCTGGGAATCAATGTTTACTATCATACAGTCGTCGGGGATAATCCGGATAGATTGAAAAGCGCAATGGAAATCGCCCAGAAGCGGGCAGATCTCATTATCTTTACAGGCGGTTTGGGTCCAACGAAAGATGATCTGACGAAAGATACAATTGCCGGACAGCTTGGAAAGCAGCTTGTGCTTGATGAAGAAGCGATGAAGTCTATCGAATTATATTTTGAAAAAACGAACAGGGTAATGACTGAGAATAACAGGAAGCAGGCTCTGGTGATCGAGGGGTCCACTGTCCTGAAAAATGATCACGGAATGGCTCCAGGGATGTTCCTTGTGACTGGCGGGAACAAGTACATGCTTCTCCCAGGTCCCCCTTCCGAAATGGAGCCAATGTTCTTGAAATATGGTCAGAATGCAATTGCAGGCTTGTCTGGCAATAAAGCTAAAATTGAATCTAGAGTCTTGAGGTTCTTTGGGATTGGCGAGGCAGCTCTGGAATCGGAAATAGAAGATTTGATTGACAAACAAAGCAATCCAACCATCGCACCACTGGCTGGAGATGGGGAAGTTACCCTGAGGCTTACAGCGAGGGATGACTCAACGGGAACTGCACAGGCATTGATTGATGAAGTGGAAGCTGCAATCATGGCCAGAGTCGGTGAACATTTTTATGGGTACGACGAGACTTCGTTAATGATAGAGCTTACTAAGTTGCTAAAAAATAGAAACATGACTTTATCGGCGGCAGAAAGCCTGACAGGGGGCATGTTCCAGCAGGAATTGACTTCAATTTCTGGTGCAAGCAGTTTGTTCAATGGCGGGGTGGTCTGTTACTCGAACGAGGCTAAAATAGAACTGGTGAAGGTGATGCCTGAAACGATTGAAAATCATGGGGCAGTAAGCAGCGAATGTGCTGCAGAGCTAGCGGCAAATATTGCTTCAGTTACGAATTCTGACATTGGCATCAGCTTCACGGGAGTCGCTGGCCCTGACAGCCTGGAAGGTCATCCAGCTGGAACAGTTTTCATCGGGGTACATATCAAAGGCTTGCCATTACATGTGGAAAGATTGAGCCTCAGTGGATCGCGGTCGGCCATCAGGAAAAGGTCAGTAAAGTTTGGCTGCCAGATCATAATTAATAGATTGACAGGAACACGGAAGTGA
- the recA gene encoding recombinase RecA, with translation MSDRQAALDMALKQIEKQFGKGSVMKLGEKTDTKISTSPSGSLALDAALGIGGYPRGRVIEIYGPESSGKTTVALHAIAEVQANGGQAAFIDAEHALDPVYAQKLGVNIDELLLSQPDTGEQALEIAEALVRSGAIDIIVIDSVAALVPKAEIEGEMGDSHVGLQARLMSQALRKLSGAINKSKTIAIFINQIREKVGVMFGNPETTPGGRALKFYSSVRLEVRRAETLKQGNDMVGNKTRIKVVKNKVAPPFRTAEVDIMYGEGISQEGEIIDMGSDLDIVDKSGSWYSYNGERLGQGRENAKMFLKENPSIRLEIKQKIRNHYGLDGEFTVTESEDDQEELPLD, from the coding sequence GTGAGTGATCGTCAAGCTGCCTTAGATATGGCGTTAAAACAGATTGAAAAGCAATTTGGTAAAGGCTCAGTTATGAAATTAGGGGAAAAGACAGACACTAAGATTTCTACTTCTCCAAGTGGATCCCTTGCATTGGATGCTGCACTGGGAATAGGTGGATATCCTCGCGGACGTGTGATTGAAATCTACGGACCTGAAAGTTCCGGTAAGACAACAGTTGCCCTTCATGCGATTGCAGAAGTGCAGGCTAATGGCGGCCAGGCGGCATTCATTGACGCTGAACACGCTCTTGATCCTGTTTATGCACAGAAGCTTGGAGTGAACATCGATGAACTTCTTCTTTCCCAGCCAGACACGGGAGAGCAAGCACTGGAAATCGCAGAAGCGCTTGTGCGAAGCGGCGCAATTGATATTATTGTTATTGACTCCGTTGCAGCTCTTGTTCCAAAGGCCGAAATTGAAGGAGAGATGGGCGATTCCCACGTTGGTCTTCAGGCCCGTTTGATGTCCCAGGCATTGCGAAAGCTTTCAGGTGCAATCAACAAGTCCAAGACAATCGCGATCTTCATCAACCAGATTCGTGAGAAAGTCGGCGTTATGTTCGGTAACCCTGAAACGACACCTGGCGGACGCGCATTGAAGTTCTATTCAAGCGTGCGTCTTGAAGTGCGCCGTGCTGAAACATTGAAGCAGGGCAATGATATGGTCGGTAACAAAACGAGGATCAAAGTCGTCAAGAATAAGGTCGCTCCTCCGTTCCGCACAGCTGAAGTGGATATCATGTACGGTGAAGGGATTTCCCAAGAGGGAGAAATCATCGACATGGGATCAGACCTTGATATCGTCGATAAGAGCGGTTCTTGGTATTCCTACAATGGTGAGCGTCTTGGACAGGGAAGGGAAAACGCAAAAATGTTCCTTAAAGAAAACCCGTCCATCCGTCTTGAAATCAAGCAGAAGATCCGTAATCACTACGGCCTTGACGGCGAGTTCACTGTAACAGAGAGTGAAGATGACCAGGAAGAACTCCCATTAGATTAA